TAACCCTGACACTGACACCACAGTTCCTCGAGATGTGGCTGAGCTGGAGGGTGCATGGGGAGTCCAAGGTGACCACACTCATCGGGGCAGCTGCTATAGCATAGACAATGTATGCAAAATGGACCCCTCTTGGAACCCATGGATCTAGTCACTGGAACACTATAGATAGTACTGatttgaacaataattatctctacTTCTGTTCTCTAGGGTTTATTGAATGTACACAATACAGTTTTGGCATTTACTTATACCATAAGAAtttctagatctagttatgTAATGAATTTTTCTCCACGTTTTGAACAGTTACATAGTTACTCTGGTGCATGTCAACATAATTTGTTGGATATATAGAAAAAACAAACAGCATGTATAATTACTAACGTATCACTCAGTCCAGTTCACTAGCTGTGTTTATTAAACAAGGCTTTTTCTCACTGGAACCTGCAGGATAAATTATATATTTGATGAGTGTACATCAttttggcataattatgtatcaagCAGCTTAGTGCAAAAACGTCTCAAATACCTTGCTCAATGCATGTGAGTTCAGGGGCCTCTCTCTTTTCACCAGTGATGAGGGGTGGCCGGGACAAGTCCTCTGCATGGGGAATGTATAATGATAGGCCAAGAAAGTGTAAGTTTGACTTTCTCATGCATGATAATTTATCGATGAGGTCATCATTACTGTTTAGCTGGTATATATTTTAAGGGTATATATAATGCTCGTGGTTTTCACTgattataagcatgcatgtataccgcAAACATTAATTTCGAACATCTACTCATCTTCCCACACGCTGTAACTTGTtagtacacacaataataataatagatattTCTGTATACGCATGCATTCTTTAGGATGCACTTTATAcatctagctactagctaattgtgtataatttttattaccATATGCTGTTATGCTGAATTGTTATAAAAAAACCagtcgcatgcatgcatgctattcCGCAAAATGTTATATattaatcatgcatgcatgggagtgCAAAATGTTACATTAGTATACATCAACAGCTGCATGCCTGTTCAGACATCAATGTCATGCACGTGTGCTAATGATTTgtaccaagagtagataagagtatcTACTCTTGTTTGTACCCAGACAATCCATAAAACATAATAGTTTTTACGGTAATGAACTTTTTTAGGGGGCCAGGAAGGCTACATAGAAATGAACCGGGGGGCTGGGGGGCTAATGAGCTAATCTACTTTGCCTGGCATTATACCTGGAAATTCATCTGACTGGTGAAaaatttttaattttgttataattatttgctggTCTAAATTTGTGAATGGGCTAGCTATAACAAGGCAATATGACATTGCCTTGCATTTGGAAAGTATAATGTGACTTCCttgattataataatacagtagagTATACCCAGATAGAGATGTCtgcaatttcactgtttagctcattttaCTCATATTGAATTCAGAATCTGCttaagttgtgaaattaatgttatattAATAGCGTTTAATTACTCGCCCAGTGAGCAGTTTCCAATTACCGTATagtgtgtataaaattatttcgAGCGTATAATGTTTGcagttttcgctgatcaagcatgcatgtaccgcgaacatttatactctCGGATTTAATATTATATCGCAGAAAGAAAGGTTGCTATTCTGTGGAAAATTGTCCGCGAAAAATTAAATCCGTGCGTCTAACAGTCATttcgcaaaagtttataccctcgaaataattatactcgctATACCTGCGAGTACAAATTGTTTgtgattttactctcattcgcagaaataggaGAAATTGATACTCGCGAAAATatatatgtcaccttaaggtaggTCTACACTCTCGTTAACTAacccggtcacccttgggacagacACAGTGCAGTTTGTTCGGAATAGCGATCGAGGTggttgcatttcagaaaatataGCTGCGGCTAAAAAGCGACCTACCTCAAATCTAATTGTGCGGTTCTGTCTCAAGGTgaccgtacttcagagagtcggatTAGAACAGTATGGGTAATACATTATTGTTGCCTCGAGGCAAGTGACGGCTCCAGGGGCTCGATCAGATTGTTCAATTACCAAGCAGAAAGTCACTGATGCAAGATATGTTTTGTTCGATACTCTCGATTCTGATGCTATTATCATTTTATATCATGACAACCCCTTACCAAAccatgcctcgaggctacgcaACCGTGTAGTAAAACACGGAAGGGACTgcatgtatgacttttataATATTACCTTGAaaattttaataattatatataggctaACCTTGAACAATATTACAGATGCTTTCTGCTAGTTGTACATCTTTCTTCTGCAGACACATACCAACGAGGACCGAGTAAGTAGCTTTGAAGCCGTTTGCTTGCTTCCATAAGCTCAGGACTTGCTGAGCTTTCATCTCTGGATCAAGAAGATGGTCTGATTTGATATTGACAATTTGTGGCTGGTTTAGTCCCAGAACAATTGCGTATTTCTGCCAGTTTGGAACTAAAGGAGCAATTTTTGTGAAATGCTCAGTAGAGCAAGGTTGATGGAGGAGGTCTTTATTGATACCAATGTGATTCACTAGCTCGTCAAGGGTCGTAGTTGGTTGAGATGCATTAGCAGGGTGAAGAGGACCTACATGgatgtgcacgtgtgtgtaaGAAGTTAAATTAATGTGAAGCAACAATACCGCTAGTTCTTAGAACTAGTGGTATTGTTacttcacataattataaactacatgtacatgtactagcctcgttctcaggccgagttgtctctaaaataacgcttaggtattgattgtatctgggcgtggttataGGAACCAAAAAATTTTCAGAACGGAGTGATTTGCATAAACAACGCATTTATAGTTATACCTGTCGACAAGGGCCGGCAGTGTTGGTCCTACCTattagcttgtagtccatcacaAGGGGCACCAATTGGTCAAAGAGACTTAATTGCTataccatgttgaaaaccagacaaagacgtttcttccttctgacaagagctgggcctgttctgcaatgAGAGTGAGGCATTCTTgcttcagcaagacgttaatctgaacaacttaaacttgccatagctagctagctagataatctaTAGCTACATTTTAGTACTGCAGAGCatacacggagctaaattacggtaTTAACGTTATACGGGGAAAAATGACAGGAAACCgaaatgtgaagaatctctgctttcgTTTCCGGTTCCTAACCAcgccagatacaatcaataccaggccatGTATTATtcacttcgttctattaaaaaaaaaatcagCCTGGGAACGAAGCTATGTAttttttactaaaaaaaattGGCCTAGGAATGaggctatatatagtacaatcatgcatgactgtacctTAAAGCTTGCTGTATGCAGAACATAgtattacgtataattatgacataatcATAATCACCTGAGGTGGAGTGTGCCATGCTTTGAGACTGCAGGGCATACAGCTGGTCATTGTAAGCATAAGACCCTGGGGAAAACACCAGTCAAGCAATTGTTAACTGTTTTACAGAGAGATTCGTACCTTGTAACGATGGAGAAGTGGTAGCTAGCCATGGATGCTGGTTCCCAGATTGCTGACCTGGAATTGCTAGCGCACCCATTGGGTTGAGCACTTGAGGAGGGGCCACTGACAGTGAACCTACACACATTTTAACTGTTTATTAGTTCATCAACACAAATAGATACCTTCATTTGGATCTACTGGGTCCAACATAATCCTTATTTGGTCATCTGGATCTTTAGTTCCTTTTAAGGTTATCAGGTGTAAGCGTCTTGGTACCTTGCAGTGCCAGCTACTCTCAGAAAGTGTTGCTACTAGCTTAGTGGATGGAACGGTTCTCCCCGGCTTGAATGAATCAACTATACTCTTTGATATCTAGATACAACACATGCAAACTTAATTAACACAATTTTGTAAGATTTTAGAAACATGCCTTTGGGGCAACAAGTGGTAGAAGACTCCATTCATTGATATCGACACCACTGGATAATGGAATATCTAATGAAATAGTCGAGTTGTCAAACTCTACTTGAAATTTTAATTTCTCTTCCGCTCCcaacttttcaaagtacttccGTGTTTCCTTTAAAAATAATTAGACACTGCAGTCAATTATGGAAGCTCAAAGTCGTAATTTATAGGCACACAAAACACCGTAGAATACGTCACTCACAGCTATATGTATCTCATCATTAATATTGATTGCGAAATGAATCTCCACGGTCCGAGGGTCGGCTTTTAGGTAGTATAGACTGGCGACATACAGTACATCAACATCACCCTCCGCAGCTATTGCATATGAACTGAAATGATTCACACTCAAACAACCGTACGAGCTGTGCTCAGTGAATGAGCCACGCCCTTCAAGCTGCTTGAATGTGTAGGGCAGATTCTCCTGGGAGCAATGTGCTCtcacaaatgagagcttggtGGAGCTGGTCATCTTGGCACAGTGCTGTATCTCGACTGTCAGCTGCTGTTGGAATTGACACAAGGGAAGAGGAAGTATCCAGAAAACACCGCTGACTAGTCGGTGATTGTCAGGAAACTGGTACTGTCCAGCTAAACTGGCCTTGATGTCTAGTCGACACCGATCAACACCAGCTGGCAGGGAGCCCCGGGGTATAGTGAGCTTAAACCCATAGCCAACCCAGTGGAAGGTTTGGGGTGAGTTGGTAACGATCACACAAGTGCTGGCCACCACATCAACACCAGGGAGGTCTGAGTGGAGGGAACAGTatagaatgaaagcaccgtgggcgTTGACGCCTCGGTGAATGTGTCAAAGCTCTAtgacataaagctactaactATTGCTAATAACACACAATCgatcattattattgttaaaaagaAGCAAAAGAACAAAGTCTAAAATTTATAGCTGCTGGATCAGTACAGTaaagccttgcagctcttttctttGGAgataccaatagctagcgttctagtccATAGctaacgagtgctgcaagctgtgctgtgctaatgcctatAAGGTCTGAGGAATTGATCCCTCCAAAACGTTGTAATGCATCATTAGTACTTAGTATGCAATATGCAACTAGGTCAACTGTGATGCACTGGGGTatggtcaacaaatgtgggagtggccaagATTTTACGGCACATTAGTACCGTCTATGGTGTGCAATACGTAActtagatctactgtgatgcactatCACGTAATAGGGTGTGTTTCATTAGCAATGGCAGATTCGATGTTAAACGAAGAAAATATCCTGGATTTGTGTAGCTACGTTCACAACGGTCTCGAAATAAGATCACCTAGCTGTTTACCACAAAAGACGATCGTTATCAATAATCAAAATAGATCGCAATAGTGACAGAAGACTgtattagtacatgtagctgttgtGAAACAGataaacacattattttgtggCTGTCTCTCATGCTCTTTATGTGACCTTTGCTCGTGTGAAATTTGTCATTGCAGATGTAACTAACTAACTGAGCGGTAGAATGGGCCTAGCGAACAGaatatacaatgcacacagtaaCCACCATTTTTAGCTTCTGAGTAGCATAGCCAGGAAAACTGCTTCAGACAGAATCGAGTGCTAAAACGACCTCTTCTTACTGTACTCTTTCCAGCAATTTATTTgagtaataaaattatattcatgGCTATCGTGGGCGTGCACGTCCTGTATAGTTAATTCCTGGACTTCTGCACGAGTATAGTTAACATAGGAACTTGACCAGACGATCTTTTCTAAAGCGTGGCAGACGCGAGACtagggtttctgggcaaccaggaaacaatggtagctacgcccctgcatgtAATGGGGACAACAACATTGCTTACCAAAACGGTGTATGGATTCCTGCGGCTGACTCAAGATTTCAATTGGTAGATGAGGGAGTGATTTGAGGTCTTGATAACCTATCAGTGAGTAATCACGCACATGTCAGGCTATATCACATGTTATTGTCCACCTATACATATGTATGGGCACTCACCTGGTTCAACCTCAACCTCCTGATTCTTTGCTCGGAGGTTGCTTCTTAGTTTCTCATTTTCTGTATGGTCACAGCTAAATACCTAACTGATTATACAATCGATTTTTGTACCTTTTTCTAGCTGGTGAATCTTGTCAGCTTGCTTGTCATACTCATCTGTTAACTgatccagctcctcctccaGACGCTCATAGTCTAGTAGCTGTCGCTTCACTTCAGATCTCAATTCAGTCACAGAATTTTCTTCAcctaacaaaataatgtgtgtaattatgttcacagcTATTTTAAAGGAAATGCACCTAATTTATTTAGTTGGTGAATCTTGTCAGCTTGATTTCCACACCTCTCAGTCAACTGATCCAATTCACCCTCCAAATTTTGGACAAGGAAATGAAGACTCACGTTCTTCAGGATCAGATGCATActatctgcatgtatatggtCACAGGTGCATGCATAACCTAACTGACGATAGATTATACATACCATTTTCTTTCAGGAAAATCTGGTTGCCGTAATTATCGGTCAACTGACAAACCTCCATAGTCATATTCTTCAGTTCAGTTTTAAGAG
The Halichondria panicea chromosome 14, odHalPani1.1, whole genome shotgun sequence DNA segment above includes these coding regions:
- the LOC135347809 gene encoding uncharacterized protein LOC135347809; translated protein: MAEQTLDILHPSTTLEWDELPFLPVEMSDASSESVYLNGTLYVGGGPTVAKLCSLKLGVDTTWTMTDTPTYRSTLVVHDSELLLVGGEEYFTREETNKVFTMRDGQFVETLPPMNESRSSPSAVSSGSALVVAGGKNTSGFLSSVEVFKDGQWTTAPSLPSAGSNMKSALHGDQWYLITCFGIVFLASLQSLISGAVKFPWETLPDAPNMLTAAAFFGDHLLSIGGGVFYAPTTTIHAFSPNTQSWEHAADLPLSLTESSAVAVPTGELMIIGGKDKGGNSNKKVFRAFLRAPLVDSDVHFSIPKLNQLHKYGINLMDALSKDLYRFYTTSRVQLSVKDRKKALTLSARDYIEQIFSAWERSIRPTYPPTWESLFTVLRKMDLGHLTEQIAKCVTGSLPEIEDSEVQLSPGNKEQGWKSILTKLRDELKHLLLEYDTLKTELKNMTMEVCQLTDNYGNQIFLKENDSMHLILKNVSLHFLVQNLEGELDQLTERCGNQADKIHQLNKLGEENSVTELRSEVKRQLLDYERLEEELDQLTDEYDKQADKIHQLEKENEKLRSNLRAKNQEVEVEPGYQDLKSLPHLPIEILSQPQESIHRFDLPGVDVVASTCVIVTNSPQTFHWVGYGFKLTIPRGSLPAGVDRCRLDIKASLAGQYQFPDNHRLVSGVFWILPLPLCQFQQQLTVEIQHCAKMTSSTKLSFVRAHCSQENLPYTFKQLEGRGSFTEHSSYGCLSVNHFSSYAIAAEGDVDVLYVASLYYLKADPRTVEIHFAININDEIHIAETRKYFEKLGAEEKLKFQVEFDNSTISLDIPLSSGVDINEWSLLPLVAPKISKSIVDSFKPGRTVPSTKLVATLSESSWHCKVPRRLHLITLKGTKDPDDQIRIMLDPVDPNEGSLSVAPPQVLNPMGALAIPGQQSGNQHPWLATTSPSLQGSYAYNDQLYALQSQSMAHSTSGPLHPANASQPTTTLDELVNHIGINKDLLHQPCSTEHFTKIAPLVPNWQKYAIVLGLNQPQIVNIKSDHLLDPEMKAQQVLSLWKQANGFKATYSVLVGMCLQKKDVQLAESICNIVQEDLSRPPLITGEKREAPELTCIEQGSSEKKPCLINTASELD